Proteins encoded together in one Festucalex cinctus isolate MCC-2025b chromosome 8, RoL_Fcin_1.0, whole genome shotgun sequence window:
- the sfi1 gene encoding uncharacterized protein sfi1 isoform X1 — protein sequence MEKQVRIQRRKLQSVRFCVDTKGCAVENSYIPKRVGYSWDKCGRIQELRIRHLARKFLKIWRQKTFGRILPHKAKCHYDSVLLRKTFEGWKEEWWESGREWSLSVRAECHYRYHLLFMTFRRWQTFMTLQVEKKSKIQTAQTYADRRRMRQMWDKWKLFIQTRRLKCKALQLAQEQHKHTSLHSAWRLWQSRLQQHRNIRAMEDQALKHMAIEKESKASLHFNSRVKKKSFHVWQNFVACRQRKEALKAVAQHVARVHLMKMGWSVWRSEWHRKQSKEERLQATGQLASRVSQGRVLLHWRAYVRRRKEKADRGQIARQHHHHRLQCAVLKALSLNVSQNKAKQQNKITAVQHHNQTVINKHWRLWKDRLDEVEDEPLQALTDLALTNYRTYLLSHFFDHWKRKLAQQRRMQELEWRADVWFAEHCLAHYFNSWCKYILRRKVKKDSRHKADVYNEQRLCTWVLSTWRERSNKQKDEMLLLRIAILHEEQSHVQRAWAQWKQRAKQKDDLHCMRWALDRWKKFVQRQKFQRCHEKIVKQGFVVWKDSLKTHSPTERALWHWALTLQAKVLYGWRLWVREQRRKKVEMLEAAQVSQAWREEAKCVTPDLHQKGKAFNSAQVELLQRERIGTEKARKHYDSKLLRKALRAWNEHHRTCLKYKVMERQAILLLRLKMYQTYFTLWRREFLLKVKVSEQTEQALWHWALTLQAKVLYEWRLRVTEHRKKKTEVLEAAQLDRDESQSNIESLPEPGMQRAEEPQNLRIQRVVKRCAMRWKQKALCKPLKKTVTFCHPDLKAESPSDSGECDADDNELIRPLMRRQPRRCKELFEPSMKVLLHDGFQTSTGSKPQLWQHISSQTHLALSSSSLHHPSITFNIARQRGDVRHVSPQKSPVSILDPPQTSCELLLPPTAFMSTENQFGCGNIFSPTAGPSSEHFSSTHSDINSREPSGESANDTTSSLMRELLNIQQDMRSFQQDRKQLRLWQKVKDVLQSWLQTSGKDEEVENDAVGQQVKELEERIDKLSCELGARRLTMRFHAERLQHLQAVLDCSGFSSLYRQVQM from the exons ATGGAAAAACAAGTGAGAATACAAAGACGCAAATTACAGAGCGTCAGATTTTGTGTTGATACCAAAGGGTGTGCAGTTGAAAACAGTTATATTCCGAAAAGAGTTGGATACAGTTGGGACAAATGTGGAAGAATTCAGGAGCTGAGAATAAG ACACTTGGCAAGAAAGTTCTTGAAAATATGGCGGCAGAAGACCTTTGGTCGAATCCTTCCTCATAAAGCCAA GTGTCACTATGACAGTGTGCTGCTGAGAAAAACTTTTGAGGGATGGAAAGAGGAGTGGTGGGAATCTGGGAGGGAGTGGAGTCTTTCTGTGCGCGCTGAATGTCATTACAG GTATCACCtgcttttcatgacatttcgaAGATGGCAAACATTTATGACACTGCAAGTGGAAAAGAAGAGCAAAATCCAAACAGCTCAAACATACG CCGACAGGCGGCGGATGCGTCAGATGTGGGACAAGTGGAAGCTTTTCATCCAAACACGGCGACTGAAATGCAAAGCACTTCAATTAGCACAAgagcaacacaaacacacaagtctGCA CTCAGCTTGGCGTTTGTGGCAGTCGAGGCTTCAGCAGCATCGAAACATTCGCGCTATGGAGGACCAAGCCTTGAAGCATATGGCA ATAGAGAAAGAATCCAAAGCTTCTCTTCATTTCAACAGTAGAGTGAAAAAGAAATCATTTCACGTGTGGCAAAATTTTGTCGCCTGTCGTCAGCGCAAGGAAGCATTAAAAG CTGTCGCTCAGCATGTCGCCCGAGTTCACCTGATGAAGATGGGCTGGAGCGTGTGGAGGAGCGAGTGGCATCGCAAACAGAGCAAAGAGGAGCGTTTGCAGGCCACTGGGCAGCTGGCGAGTCGGGTATCTCAGGGTAGAGTCCTGCTACACTGGAGGGCGt ATGTGAGACGGCGCAAAGAAAAAGCAGACAGAGGCCAGATAGCAAGGCAACACCACCACCATCGCTTGCAG TGTGCTGTACTTAAGGCGCTTTCTCTAAACGTGTCACAGAACAAAGCTaaacagcaaaacaaaattACAGCAGTCCAGCATCATAACCAGACT GTCATAAATAAGCATTGGCGTCTGTGGAAAGACCGACTGGATGAGGTTGAAGATGAGCCTCTCCAAGCCCTGACAGACTTGGCCCTGACAAACTACAG GACATACCTGTTGAGTCACTTTTTTGACCATTGGAAGCGGAAACTTGCACAGCAAAGACGCATGCAG GAGCTGGAGTGGCGAGCTGATGTTTGGTTTGCCGAGCACTGTTTGGCTCATTACTTCAACTCTTGGTGTAAATATATTCTGCGGAGAAAAGTGAAGAAAGACAGTAGACACAAGGCAGATGTCTATAATGA GCAGCGACTTTGCACTTGGGTGTTGTCCACCTGGCGGGAAAGGTCAAACAAACAGAAGGATGAGATGCTGTTGCTGCGAATA GCTATTCTTCATGAAGAGCAAAGCCACGTGCAGAGAGCCTGGGCTCAATGGAAGCAACGGGCAAAGCAGAAGGACGATCTTCATTGTATGAGATGGGCTTTGGATAGGTGGAAAAAG TTTGTTCAACGACAGAAATTTCAGCGATGCCATGAAAAAATTGTCAAGCAGGGCTTTGTGGTCTGGAAG GACAGCCTCAAAACCCATTCACCAACAGAACGAGCACTCTGGCATTGGGCCCTTACTCTTCAAGCCAAG GTGCTGTATGGGTGGAGGCTATGGGTCAGAGAACAGCGCAGGAAGAAGGTGGAAATGTTGGAAGCTGCACAG GTTTCCCAAGCATGGAGAGAAGAAGCAAAGTGTGTGACGCCTGACCTCCATCAGAAGGGAAAAGCATTCAACAGTGCTCAAG TGGAGCTGTTGCAGAGAGAACGAATAGGCACAGAAAAAGCCCGGAAGCATTATGACTCCAAACTGCTAAGGAAAGCGCTGAGAGCGTGGAATGAGCATCACCGGACATGCCTCAAATACAAG GTGATGGAACGACAAGCAATCTTGTTGCTAAGACTGAAGATGTACCAGACCTACTTTACACTTTGGAGGAGAGAG TTCCTGTTGAAAGTCAAGGTGTCGGAGCAGACAGAGCAAGCACTCTGGCATTGGGCCCTCACTCTTCAAGCTAAG GTGCTGTATGAATGGAGGCTGCGAGTCACAGAGCATCGCAAAAAGAAGACGGAGGTGTTGGAAGCTGCTCAGTTGGACAGAGATGAGTCACAAAGCAACATCGAGAGTCTGCCTGAGCCTGGAATGCAGAGAGCTGAAGAACCA CAAAATCTCCGTATTCAGAGGGTGGTGAAACGCTGTGCCATGAGGTGGAAGCAGAAGGCTCTATGCAAACCACTAAAAAAGACGGTGACCTTCTGTCATCCTGATTTGAAAGCTGAGTCTCCATCTGACTCAGGGGAATGTGACGCAGATGACAACGAGCT AATCCGTCCCTTAATGCGGCGCCAGCCTCGTCGCTGCAAGGAACTCTTTGAGCCCTCAATGAAAGTATTACTGCATGATGG ctttcaAACATCTACAGGATCAAAGCCTCAACTCTGGCAACACATTTCTTCACAGACGCATCTTGCACTGTCATCCTCCTCTCTCCATCATCCTTCCATTACTTTCAACATCGCTCGTCAAAGAGGAGACGTGCGTCATGTGTCACCTCAGAAATCGCCAGTCTCCATCTTAGACCCGCCTCAGACATCCTGTGAGCTGCTCCTGCCTCCCACTGCTTTTATGAGCACAGAAAATCAG TTTGGATGTGGCAACATCTTCAGTCCAACAGCGGGACCGAGTtcagaacatttttcatcaacacATTCAG acataaactcGAGAGAACCAAGTGGAGAGTCGGCAAATGATACAACTTCATCGCTGATGAGGGAGCTGTTGAACATCCAGCAGGACATGAGGAGCTTCCAGCAGGATAGAAAGCAGCTCAG ACTCTGGCAGAAAGTGAAAGACGTGTTGCAGAGTTGGCTGCAGACTAGTGGAAAAGATGAGGAAGTGGAGAACGATGCAGTTGGTCAACAAGTGAAGGAG CTGGAGGAGCGCATCGACAAACTATCGTGTGAGTTGGGAGCACGAAGGCTGACAATGCGGTTTCATGCGGAACGGCTCCAACATTTACAAGCTGTCCTCGACTGCtctggattttcttctctttatcGGCAAGTGCAGATGTAA